The DNA region cagaaagagagaaagaccAAGTAATAAACACATATTACTAAACAGATAAACCTACTTGATGATAGTTCTTCTGACTTTCCAAAATTGTTGTTCACCTATAGCTCCTACAACATTGTCAGGGGAAATATCCATAACCGATGTACATTCTgagttatatttatttacagCATCATAATGACTATATGTCTCCTCATCTTCATTCCTGTTTACCTTGTCCAGGAAGCACCTTCTACCAATTTCTAACTCACCAGAACATTTATGTAGCTCACTAGCTGCTGGCTTCTCAATGTGATGGTCCCTTGACTTTATTTGGTCCCTAAAAGCTGCAAGCTCTTCCTGTGTACGGACACTGCTACCTTGCAATGTTTTCAAGCTATCTACTGAAAtacttctgttttcttccttcAAAGATCTATGCTCTTTATTCATTGATTTAGAATTCTTACCTTTCTCCAATGAGATTAATGATGCATCTGTCATATCACCAAAACCATCTAATGAGTGAGGAAGCACTTCCTCTGGCTTCTGACCAATTTGACTCACTTCTGTATGCTCCTCTATCTGGTTCTTCTCATACTGTTCTGACATCAGGTCTACAGCACCAGGTGAATTCACCTTTCTAATTGAATTCAGCCTTTTATGCGAACAACTCAAATTACTACAAGAAAGTTTGCCTTcatctttattattttggatGATGCTACAGTATGAGTTTTTTCTATGTGCAGAACCAGAAGATATAAAAGCATCTTCACCGTCAAGTGCTTTCAGAGAATTCTTACTGTTTATGAAATCATCTTGCTGAAACGAATTGCGGTAAATGACAATGAgcacaagaaattcaaatttggtAATTTGTAGGTTTCATTGGTTCTCACTCATGACTCACCGTGAATTTGGTTAAGTTAGTCTTTCTGGAATTGTAGGCTTGACTCTTCTCAGCCAGAATAGAAGGCATGCTAGAGGTGCAAAAttggatgctttgattgctacTAATCTGCAGCACAATGtaaacatcaaaattaaaaatagctgCAAAGGATCAactgaaaaacttatttttaaagatatgtaTGTAACTATGATCACATGTGTGTTTATGTATGCTACTAAGTACTCCGTGCTTTCCACTGAAGaaaagtgaaaaacaaaaataagagagaTAGAAAGCATAACTACTTGAGGGTTAAAAGATGGCATAGCCACTTCCCTTTCCTTGCTTCCATAAGAAAAAAGAGTGATATTTATGACTATAAGATCAGAAACATAAATAAGGGGGCAGAAACAGATAGGGATTTGAGAATAAGACAATAAGAAAAGTTGTTAAAAGAAAAGTGATATGTCATTGTTGATACAGTTATGTGCTTCCTTTGAATACCATTTTAAGAATACTTcagtactattttttttatcactattaCTTAAATTGTGTGTTAAACTTCCCAGTTTGGTTGTAATGTCTAGTACTATCAGAACTCATTCAAGCTTAATACTTCTATCAAAAGTCTATACTCTATATAGCTTATGAAAGTGACAGAAATAGGAAAAACAAGGTGAGTTTCGATGCAACCATCTATGAAAATAAGACAAAGATAAAAGGGTACAAGAATGATTAAttgcaaaaatttaaagaacttCACTTGACTCACGTGGCTAGATGATGTAGGACCTGTGTAGTTTCTGAGTGGGAGTGGAAACAAGGATGTTGATCCTGGTGCAAAATTTTGAGAAGGGATGCTGAATTGTTCATAGAGTGCCATTTTATTCCTTGGGGGTGCTTTTGGCCCTCGTTTCTCTGCATCCTTAACATGCAACCTTGGAAACATTGGGCTAATCTCCTTGCCCTCTTCAATTCCCCCTCTCGTCCTATTCATCATTCTACACACTAACCACTCGCAACAACTTCATCATATCTCT from Glycine soja cultivar W05 chromosome 8, ASM419377v2, whole genome shotgun sequence includes:
- the LOC114422348 gene encoding ELF3-like protein 2, whose amino-acid sequence is MMNRTRGGIEEGKEISPMFPRLHVKDAEKRGPKAPPRNKMALYEQFSIPSQNFAPGSTSLFPLPLRNYTGPTSSSHISSNQSIQFCTSSMPSILAEKSQAYNSRKTNLTKFTQDDFINSKNSLKALDGEDAFISSGSAHRKNSYCSIIQNNKDEGKLSCSNLSCSHKRLNSIRKVNSPGAVDLMSEQYEKNQIEEHTEVSQIGQKPEEVLPHSLDGFGDMTDASLISLEKGKNSKSMNKEHRSLKEENRSISVDSLKTLQGSSVRTQEELAAFRDQIKSRDHHIEKPAASELHKCSGELEIGRRCFLDKVNRNEDEETYSHYDAVNKYNSECTSVMDISPDNVVGAIGEQQFWKVRRTIINQQKIFVKQVSELHRLIKVQRLIAGSPHILLEDNLLHNKPPQKTSTTQKFQSDFAGKKPSSVVKLDNKSVKVNTDEKATNSAVGKIPIPCISNITKGHANQLPNYGHHLGNLALGSADSNSKQPPSYVYPPPGNQWLVPVMSPSEGLVYKPIIGPCPPNAGFMAPIYGSCGTMSFNPLSKDASSDATLAPSSHQKLGIISGSSLSQLPSFMNHPSSLSASAIEQMGQSNGPENHHSCGEVNSAILHQSSSNMSSPTSQMMSRNISTYHHSLKDKELQRSTASSPSKRMSGEALPLFPLAPTFWQSEDRNTQVEHRPRVIKAMPHNPKTASESAARIFRSIQEERKHL